In a genomic window of Brassica napus cultivar Da-Ae unplaced genomic scaffold, Da-Ae ScsIHWf_885;HRSCAF=1255, whole genome shotgun sequence:
- the LOC125606431 gene encoding transcription factor MYB30-like: MVRPPCCDKGGVKKGPWTPEEDIILVTYIQEHGPGNWRAVPTNTGLLRCSKSCRLRWTNYLRPGIKRGNFTEHEEKMIVHLQALLGNRWAAIASYLPQRTDNDIKNYWNTHLKKKLNKANQVSHQEHDQSRDRSSLSSSPSSSSANSNSNIARGQWERRLQTDIHLAKKALSEALSPAVAPINTATTSSSTESRRSTSSASGFLRTQETSTTYASNTENIAKLLKGWVKKSPTQNSADQMVSPDSETKEVIKSNVEKDCAWAFQSFSGFDHLKDRDSAGVSPDHETKPDITGYSNQSQWSLFEKWLFEDSGGQVGDILLDENPNFF, translated from the exons ATGGTTAGACCCCCTTGTTGTGACAAAGGAGGAGTGAAGAAAGGGCCATGGACTCCTGAAGAAGATATAATTTTAGTTACTTACATCCAAGAACATGGTCCTGGTAATTGGAGAGCTGTTCCCACCAATACTG GGTTGCTTAGATGCAGCAAGAGTTGTAGGCTTAGATGGACAAACTATTTAAGGCCAGGAATCAAAAGAGGCAACTTCACAGAACATGAAGAAAAGATGATTGTCCATCTCCAAGCTCTCTTAGGCAATag ATGGGCTGCAATTGCGTCTTATCTTCCACAAAGGACAGACAATGACATTAAGAACTATTGGAACACTCACttgaagaagaaactcaacAAAGCCAATCAAGTTTCTCATCAAGAACATGATCAATCAAGAGACCGTTcctcactctcttcttctccatcgtCTTCGTCAGCTAATTCCAACTCAAACATCGCAAGAGGCCAATGGGAAAGAAGACTTCAAACCGATATTCACTTGGCGAAAAAGGCTCTCTCTGAGGCTTTGTCTCCTGCCGTAGCACCGATCAATACAGCAACAACATCTTCTTCTACTGAATCAAGACGTTCTACTTCCTCAGCTAGTGGGTTTCTTAGGACGCAAGAAACATCTACCACTTATGCCTCAAACACCGAGAACATAGCGAAATTGCTCAAAGGGTGGGTGAAGAAATCGCCAACTCAGAACTCCGCGGATCAAATGGTTTCTCCggattctgagacaaaagaagTGATCAAGAGTAATGTCGAGAAGGACTGTGCATGGGCATTTCAGTCATTTTCAGGGTTCGATCACTTAAAAGATCGTGACTCAGCTGGTGTTTCACCTGATCACGAGACCAAACCAGACATAACTGGATACAGTAACCAAAGTCAATGGTCTTTGTTCGAGAAGTGGCTGTTTGAGGATTCTGGTGGACAGGTTGGTGATATTTTATTGgatgaaaaccctaatttcttctGA